The sequence CCCGGCGCGGGGTGCTCCCGAGCCGGGCGACTGTGTGGCGAGCTCACTGCCGAACCCTCCCGGGAGCGGTTTGCCAGCGGCTTGCCATTCACCGAAGTAACCAGCGGCGCCCGAACGAAACGCCCCTTTCGCGTCGGTGGGCGGCCGTGTGCCGCGGCATCTCCCGCAGCGCGTGCCGCACCTGACTGGGCGTCAGTCGAATTCTTCCGGGCGGGGGAAGGGGCACGCGGCCGTCGCGGACCGCAATCACTAAGAGTCACAGACCCTCACGGATTGCGAACAGTGTGTCCCGGGCGCAGGGTGGAGACGGCAGTCCAACCCTCGTTCGAAGGCGGAAACATCATGAGCAAGGCGAAGAGCAAGGCGAAGCAGATGAAGGGCAAGATGAAGGAGACCACCGGCAGGGCCATGGACGACAAGTCCATGGAGGGCGAGGGCCGGGGCGAGCAGATGATGGGCAAGGCCGAGGAGCTCAAGGACAGGGCTTCCGGCCACATGAAGAAGTCCGGCCGATAGAGCAGCGGCCCACTCGCGCGTACGCCCCTGAACGGTCGAACGGTTCGTCCGCGACCGACGGGGGCGTTCCCGCGTCGCCCCGCGTCCCCGCGACAGGCGAGGCGCCCGTGGCGGCGGAGGTGTGGGTGAGTGATCCAGGGGCACTCGGCAGCTGAAAAGACGTGCCCGACCAGGCGTTCAGCGGCCGTGTGCACTTACCTCCCGCACCCGAGAGGGCGCCCGGACGGAGGACTCTCCTCATGGCTTTCCTCGTCGACCCGACACGTCCGCCCGGCCCCGTGATGGCACCGCCGGGCGTCTACGCACCACAGGCCGACACCTTCCTCCTGGCCCGGGCCCTCTACCGCGAGAGCCCCGGTCCCGGCATGGATGTCCTCGACCTCGGGACCGGCACCGGGACCCTGGCGATCTGCGCCGCCCGGAAGGGCGCTCGCGTGACGGCGGTCGACATCGCCTGGCGGGCCGTCCTCACCGCCCGGCTGAACGCCCTGCGGTCACGGCAGCGCCTCACGGTCCACCGTGGCGACCTGCTGGAACCGGTCCGGGGACGGTCCTTCGACATCATCATCAGCAATCCGCCGTACGTTCCCACGCCCCCCTCGGAACCGTCGGGCGGCCGGGGCCGTGAGCGGGCCTGGAACGCCGGGCTCGACGGACGCGTGGTCCTGGACCGCATCTGCGCCGACGCACCGCGTGTCCTGCGGCCCGGTGGTGTCCTGCTCATCGCGCAGTCGGGGCTGAGCGGCACCGACGAGACCCTGGACCGCCTGGCCGACGCGGGACTGCGGGCCACGGTCGGCGACCGGGCGTACATCCCGTTCGGGCCCGTACTCCGCTCGCGTCTGCCCTGGCTCAGGGAGTCCGGCCGGATCGCGGAACGCGAGGAGAACGAGGAACTGGTGATCATCAGGGCCGAACGGACCTGACCGCGGGGGCCTGCTCCAGCCCACCTCGCGGACCCGTCTCGTGTACTCGTTCCATGCACGCGTTTCGCGCACTCGCCTCATATCGGCCTCTCGCGGACGACGTCCCGCGACGGCTTGTCGTGGCGCACACCGAGGAAGCGCGGGTGGCGCAGCATGCCGTCCCGTGTCCACTCCGTGAACGCGATCTGCGCGACCAGTACCGGCTCGGCCCAGTGGGCGCCCGCCTCACGCACCCGGTCGGTGAACGGCGAGGCGGGCAGGCGGAGTTGGTCGAGAGCGCCACGCAGCGCCAGAAGCGTACGACGGTCGAATCCCGTACCCACCTTGCCCGCGTACCGCAGGTCCTCGCCCTCGAAGTGGCCCAGCAGCAGGGCGCCGAATCCGGCGCGGCTGCCGCCCGGTTCGGTGAAGCCGCCGATCACGAACTCCTGCTCCAGGGAACACTTCAGCTTGAGCCAGTCCGGTGAACGGCGTGGCTGGTAGAGGCTCGTGGCCCGCTTCGCGATGAGCCCCTCCCAGCCTCGGGTGCAGGCGTCGGCCAGCAGCTCGGCGCCTCCCTCGTTGCGGTGCGTGGTCAGGCGCAGCGGTGCCCGGTACGTCAGGGCGCGCCGGAGCAACGACTTGCGTGCGCGCAGCGGCAGCCGTGTCGTGTCCGCGCCCTCCAGCCTGAGCAGGTCGAAGAGGCAGTACGTCACGGCGACCGCGCTGGCCTCGACGTCCCGTCGCCGGGTGAGCCCCATACGCTGCTGAAGACGGGAGAAGTCCGTGCGGCCGTGTGCGAACGCGACGATCTCCCCGTCCACGGTGAAGTCCGTGCACGGCTGGGCGGCGAGCGCGTCCACGATCTCCGGGTACGTCTCGTTGAGACGGTTGCCGGTGCGCGAGAGCAGAACGACCCGTCCGCCCTCGCGCACCGCCAGCACGCGGACGCCGTCGAGCTTCCGCTCGAAGAGCCATTCGCCGGGAAAGTCGCGCTGATCGCTGAGCGTGGCGAGCATCGGCCGGGAAGCCAGCTCGACGCCGGGAACCGCGGCCCGGAGCAGCCGCCGCTGGTCGTCGGGCAGGGAACCCAGAAGGTCGGTCATCACCGCTCACTCCTTCACCCGGCCCCCTTCCCCTGCCCTACGCATCGTCCCGCAGGCCCCGGACCCCCGCGACCGCGCGGCCGGACCATGATTCCCGTGTTGCCGGCCCATGATCCTGTGCGGCAGGGAGGAGCGGCGACGGGGCAGGCAGGAGGAGGGCGCGCCGATCGTCGGCAACCCCTTCCCGCCGGGGCCGATCGCAGCATGATGTGAGGAGAACCGTGTCCCGCCCTGGCACGCGGGGAGGGCCCGGCCTCATGGGGGAGGATCCGTGGACAGGACAGGGACCACCGGCCACATATCCGACGGCGACGCCCGCTCGGAGGATCTGGCGGAACTGAGAAGCCGGGAGTTCGGCCGTCTCGACGCCGACGGCCACACCTATCTCGACCACACGGGAGCCGGCCTCGCACCGGCCTCGCTCGTCCGGGGGAGCGCCGCGCGGATCACCGGTGGAGTCTTCGGGAACCCGCACTCCGAGAGCCCGGCCTCCCGGGCCTCGGGACAGCTGCTGGCCCGGGCACGCCGGGCGGTGCTCCGCCACTTCGACGCCGACCCGGCCGAGTACGCCGTGATCTTCACCCCGAACGCGACGGGTGCGCTGCGGCTGGTCGGCGAGGCGTACCCCTTCAGCCGCCGCAGCAGGCTGGTCATGCCGCTCGACAACCACAACTCGGTCAACGGCCTGCGGGAGTACGCCCGTTCGCGCGGCGCGCGCACCACGTACGTACCCGTGGGCGGCCAAGGCCTCCGCGTGGACGAACAGCGGCTGCGGGCCGCTCTGCCCGAGCGCGGACACGGTGTCGGCCGACGGCAACCGCGACCCGGCGAGCGCAGACAGGGGCTTCTCGCCTACCCGGCACAGAGCAACTTCACCGGCGTCCGGCATCCGCTCGCCTGGATCGCGGCGGCCCAGGCGCGCGGCTACGACGTCCTGCTCGACGCGGCCGCCTTCGTCCCCACCAACACCCTCGACCTGAGCCGGTACCACCCCGACTTCACGGTCGTCAGCTGGTACAAGGTCTTCGGCCACCCCACCGGCGTCGGCAGCCTGATCGCCCGCCGGGACGCGCTCGCCCGGCTGCGCCGGCCCTGGTTCTCCGGCGGCACGATCTACGCGGTCAGCGCGCAGGCGCAGTGGCACGTCCTCGCGGACGACGAGGCGGCCTTCGAGGACGGCACGGTCAACTTCCTCTCCATTCCCGACGTGACGGCCGGGCTGGAGTGGATCGACGGCATCGGCATGGACCGGGTGCACGCCCATGTGACCGCGCTGACCGGCCAACTCCTCTCAGGCCTGGGGTCGTTGCGGCACAGCGACGGCTCCCCGCTGGTCCGGGTGTACGGCCCGCGCGATCTCGTGGCCCGCGGCGGAACCGTCGCGCTCAACCTGCTGGACGCCGACGGTCAGGTCATCGACGAGCGGGTCGTCACCCGCGACAGCGCCGCGCGGGGCATCTCACTGCGCACGGGATGCTTCTGCAATCCGGGCGCGGGCGAGGCGGCCTTCGCCCTGCCGCTCCGCCGGCTGCGTTCGGCCGCCCGCCGCCGACTGGCCTCCCTGGAGGAGTACTTGGAGCTGCTGTCCCTGCCGTCGGCGGGCGCGGTGCGTGTCTCGCTCGGCCTGTCGTCACAGCCCAGGGACATCGACACGTTCCTGAGGTTCGTACGGGAGACCTACCGTGACCGGGTGCCGGGGGCGGCCGGCCTGGAGGCGAGGGAGGGCTGCTGACGGAAAACCCCCGGTGACACCCGGCCTCAGGCTCCAGCCCGGTCGCGCACGACACCGCCCCGGCACTTGCGCACCAGCACCGCCCATGTCGCGGCCAGGAACACCAGCGTGAACCCCGCCAGGATCAGCCAGCCGCGGCCCGCCGGACCGGCGAACGAGTCCCCGTACGAGTCGAGGAGCGGCGGGCCCAGGCGGGAGGCCCCGTCGCGCCACAGCGCTTCGAGCCCGACGCCGCTGCCGAGTGCTTCGAACGCCCAGCGGTTCGTCATCGCCCAGCTGATCGCCTCCCCGGCGCCCGTCATCCGGGGGACCGGCACGAAGGCCCCGGAGAACAGCACCTGAGGGAAGCACAGCAGCGGCAGCATCAGCGTCGCCTGCCCCGGATCGGTCACCGCGGCCGAGGCGAGCAGCCCCAGCGCGAGCGCCGCGGCCGAGGCCAGCACGCTCGACACGAACAGGGAGAGGTAGGTGTCCCAGCCCGCCGCGGGCAGCCGGTCCAGGGCGCGCAGCACGGCGAGCAGCAGGGCGTCCGCGGCGGCGAGCACGGGCAGCATGATCGTGAGCTTCGAGGAGACGTACGGGCCGATCTGCAGGCCCGCAAGCCATTCGCGGCGCAGCACGGGCAGTTCCGCGCAGATCTGCAGCAGCCCGTACGTCAGCCCGAAGAAGAAGGCCCCGAAGGCGATCCAGAACATGATCATCGCGGTCGATCCCGGGTCCGGGTCCGCCGGGTCGAAGGCCCCCGCACGGAACAGCACCGCGAACATGGCCACGATCATCACGGGTGAGCCCGCCAGCACGGCGACCGAGAGCCGGTTGTGCAGCAGCAGCGCGGTGCCCCGGCGGGTGAGCAGGGACCACTGCCGTACGGCACCGACGCGCTGCCGGGGGACGGGCCGCGCCGCCGGGCCGACGCGGGGGACACCCGTTCCGTCCGGCGCCGGTCCAGTGCGCGCGCCCTCGGGTCCGGCACCGACGGATACGGCACCCTCCGGTACGGCACGTTCGGACACGACGCCCTCGGCCACCACCCCGTACACGTCCTCGACCGTGTCCACGCCGAACGCATCGCACAGGGCGCCCGGTTCACCGGCGTACGCGACCTGCCCGCCGGGGGAGAGGAAGACGACCTGGTCGCCGCGGAGCAGATCGGCGAGGACATGGGTGGTCAGCACGATGGTGGTGCCGTCCTCGGCCAGTGAGCGCAGCGTCCGCAGCAGGGCGGCGCCGGTGACCGGATCGAGTCCGGAGGTCGGTTCGTCGAGGAACAGCGCCCGCGGTCCGGTGAGCAACTCGGCGGCGACACCGGCCCGTTTGCGCTCCCCACCGCTCAGCGCCCGCACGGGCGCGGCGGCCCGGTGGGACAGCCCCAGGGAGGCCAGGACCCGGTCCACGGCCGCGGTGACCGATGCGGCGGAGGTCGCCGGGGGCATGCGCAGACCCGCCGCGTACACCAGGGTCCGGTGCAGCGGGAGGTCCCGGTGCAGGATGTCCTCCTGCGGGACGAACCCGAACTCCGGCCCCGGCGGCCCCGGTCGGACACCGTTGTGCAGTACTGCCCCTGCGTCGGCGGCACGCAGCCCCGCCAGTGTCTCCAGCAGCACCGTCTTGCCCGCCCCGCTGCTGCCCGCGATCACGACGATCTCACCGGGAGCGGCGTCGAACGACACGTCGTGCAGCACGCGTCCCGTCCCGCGCACCCGCTGAGTGACCCGACGGGCCTGGATCCGCAGGCCGTCGACACGGGCGCGCGGCGGGGAGACGGACGGACGCGGTCCTGTCGGTGTCGGCATGGAGGCAGCATGCCAGGGGGCCGCCGTCGGCGGGCCCGCTCCGAAGAGCGGAACCATCACGTCCTTCGTTCATCGGGCAACTCGGCTCTTGACGCACATATTTGCAGGCTGAAGTGGCCTTGCCGCCTGGCTTAAAACGATCTTTGTTTCTTTCATTGACGGCGGAAAAGAATCAACCTAGGTTCCGGGGCATGCGCTCGACTCCTCGCACCGAGGCGTTCCCGGCCCACACGCCGGCCGCTGCCCAGATCTTCACCACCGTGCTGTCCCACGGTCCGCTCACCCGGTCCGACATGGCCGGCCGGGCGGAGCTGTCGGCCGCCGCCGTCACCAAGGCGGTCCGGCCCCTGATCGAGGCCGGATACCTGGTGGAGGAGGCAGGGGACGAGACGCGTCCCTCGCTGGGACGGCCCGCCAACTCCGTGCGGGTGGACGGCGGTCGGGCCCTGTTCATCGGCGTCAAGGTGACCGGCGACGAGATCATCGCCGTACTGACGGACCTGTGCTGCCGGATCAGGGTCGCCCGCCATGTGCCCCTGCGGGCCCGCGAACCGCAGCCCGTGCTGACCGCCATCGCCGCCCTCGTCCACGAGCTTCTCGCGGAGGCCGACGGGTTCGGGGTCCAGGTCCAGGGGATCGGCGTCGCCGTCTCCGGTGACGTGGACCGGGCCGCGGGAGAGGTCCGCCTCTCACCCTTCCTCGAATGGCGCGACCTGCCCCTCGCGGAGCTGGTGGAGATGACGACCGGCCTCCCGGTCACCGTCGACAACGACGTCCGGGCCCTGACCGTCGCCGAGCAGTGGTTCGGCGCGGGCGTCGGCCTCTCCGACTTCGCCGTGGTCACGGTGGGAGCGGGCATCGGCTGCGGCCTGGTCGTCCACGGGCGGGTCGTCTCGGGAGCGCACGGCGTCGCGGGGGAGATCGGGCACGTGGTCATCGACCCCACGGGCCCGCTCTGCCACTGCGGGAACCGGGGCTGCGCGGAGGCGATCGCCGCCGATCCCGCGATCGTCACCGCGGTACGCGACGCGACGGGCCTCCCGGTGGCCGACGCGGCGCAGGCCGTCGACCTGGCCCGCAAGGGAGACCCCGGCGCACGGGAGGTCTACGCGCGGGCCGGGGACGCGATCGGCCGGGCCATCGCGACCGTGGCCAACCTGATGGGACCCGAACGCGTGATCATCTCCGGTGAGGGCCTCGCGGCCTACGACCTGTTCGCCGAGCAGATCCGCGACGCCTTCGCCGCCTCCGCCTTCGGCACGGCCGCCCGCTGCGACCTGCTGACACGGCCCCTGCCCTTCGACGAGTGGGCCCGCGGCGCCGCGGCCACCGCGATCCAGTCCTTCATCGGCGGCCCGACCCGCGGCCCGGGATGAGCCACCGCCTCTTACGCAGGCTCGGCGACTGCCCGACATGGCAGGGCAGTCGCCGAGCCGCCGCGCCCAGCACCTCCGCCACCACCCACCGCACCCCTTCAGATCCCCGCACGCACAGCCTCACACCCCCGCACAGCCCAACCCCCTCACTGGAGGTCCGACCCATGCGGTCATCCTCGTACGCACACATGGCCCCCGCCCGCCGCTCACTGAGAGCCTTCCTCGTCCTGGCGCTGACCGCCGCGACGGCCGCGGCCCTCCCGTCGGCACAGGCGGCCACTCCCGGCGCCGACCAGCTCTCCACCTCGACCGCGTCAGCCGCTGCGTCAGCCGCCACGTCGGCCCTCGCGGCCAAGCCGTACATGGGCTGGTCGAGTTGGAGCATGCAGTCCTCGAAGTACCCGGGCCTCAACCCCGACGGCGACTACAGCTACCTCACCGAGAAGAACGTCCTCAAGCAGGCGGACGCGCTGGCGGCCAAGCTCAAGCCGTTCGGTTACGAGTACGTCAACCTCGACGCCGGCTGGTGGATGGACCAGGCATGGAAGCCCGGCTTCGACGAGTACGGCCGCCAGAAGGCGGACCCGGGGCGCTTCCCGCGCGGTATGAAGCCCGTCGCCGACCACATCCACGGCAAGGGCCTCAAGGCCGGCATCTATCTGCCGGTCGGTCTCCAGAAGGAGGCGTACGGCGAGGGCAAGGTGCCGATCTGGAACGCCGGTGACTGCACGACCGCCGACATCGTGTACGGCGACCTGCGCACCACCAACGGCTGGGACAGCGCATACAAGATCGACTTCTCCGATCCCTGCGCGCAGAAGTACGTCGACTCGCAGGCCCGGCTCTTCGCCGACTGGGGCTACGACTTCCTGAAACTGGACGGCGTCGGACCGGGGTCCGGCAAGAACGGCGACCAGTACGACAACGTTGCCGACGTCGCCGCCTGGAACAAGGCCATCGCCGCCACCGGCCGGCCCATCCACCTGGAGGTGTCCTGGTCGCTGGACATCGGCCGGGTCGCCGACTGGAAGAAGTATTCCAACGGCTGGCGCATCGACACCGACGTCGAGTGCTACTGCAACACCCTTGTCAGCTGGGAGAACTCGGTCGACGACCGCTGGGACGACCTCCCCGGCTGGACCCGGCACGCGGGCCCCGGCGGCTGGAACGACCTGGACTCCCTGGATGTCGGCAACGGCGAGATGGACGGCCTCACCAAGGCGGAACGCCAGAGCTACGCGACCCTGTGGGCCATCGCCAAGTCTCCGCTCTACACCGGTGACGACCTGACCAAGCTCGACTCCTACGGTGTGTCCCTGCTGACCAACCGCGAGGTCATCGCCCTCAACCAGGGCAGCACGCCCCCTGCCCGCCCGATCACGTCGTCGAACCCGCAGCAGGTGTGGGCGTCCAAGAACGCCGACGGCAGCTACACCGTGGCCCTGTTCAACCTCGACGACAAGCCCGCCGCGGTCTCCGCCGACTGGGCCGCCCTCGGCTTCACCGGCAAGGCCGCCGTACGGGACCTGTGGAACCGCGAGAACCTCGGCACGTACAAGGACAAGGTGACGCAGGCGCTGCCCGCGCACGGCTCCCGGCTGTTCACCGTGACCCCGCGCGGCGCCGCGCTCGCCACGACCGGTTACGAGGCCGAGGCCGCCGCCAACACGCTCAGCGGCAACGCCTCCGTGGCCGACTGCTCGGCCTGCTCGGGCGGCAGGAAGGTCGGCAACCTCTACGTCGGCGGCAAGCTCCGCTTCAACGACATAGTCGTCGACAAGGCCGGCACGTACCAGGTGCGGGTCGCCTACGTCAGCGGTGACCCCCGCTCCGTCGAGGTCTCCGCGAACGGCAACGGCTCGACGAGTCACAAGTTCCCCTCCACCGGGGACTGGGGGACCGCCGAGACCGTCAGCGTGCCCGTCTCGCTCAAGGCCGGCGCCAACACGATCACCTTCGACAGCGGCTCCGGCTACGCCCCGGACATCGACCGCATCGGCGTACCGAAGTCGTCCTGATCGCTGTTCTCCTCACCTCTCTTCCCCCTGGAGCCGCACCATGGACAAGAGCCGCCCCGCCGAGCCCAGCAGACGAAGACTCCTCTCCCTCGCCGCGGCGACCGGTGTCGCCGCAGCCCTCGGCGGCCTGCCCGCCTTCACCGCGTCCGCCGCGCCGCAACGGCCCGCCGACTCGTCGCTCCCGAAGGGGAGTTCGCGGGATCGGCTGTGGTGGCAGGCGCCCGCCGACGAGCACTCGATGATCGAGCAGGGCCTGCCCATCGGCAACGGCCGCCTCGGCGCCCTCGCGAGCAACGACCCCGGCCGTGAGCTGCTGCTCATCACCGACGCCACCATGTGGACCGGCGGACTCAACGACACCCTCGACTCCGACGGTCAATTCCCCTACAGCCGCGACGACTTCGGCTCCTTCACCCTGCTCGGCCGCCTCACCGTCGACATCCCGGACCACGACCTGTCCGCCGTCTCCGGCTACCGGCGCACCCTGGACCTCGCCCAGGGCGTGGTCGGCACGTCGTACGTGCGCTCCGGAGTCACGTACGAGCGGCGGGTCTTCGCGAGCCGACCCGACGACGCGATCGTCCTGCACTTCACCCAGAGGGGCGGTGGCCGCTACACCGGCAGTGTGACCCTGGACGGGACGCACGGAGAGACCGTCCGGGGCACCTCCTTCGGGGCCGCCTTCCCGAACGGGCTGCGCTACGGGGCGGCCGTGAAGGCGTACGGGACCGGTGGCAGTGTCCGGGTGAAGGGTGCGCTGGTCGAGTTCACCGGGTGCAAGGACCTCACCGTGGTGGTGAGCGGCGGCACCAACTACGCGCCCGACGCGTCGGCCCACTTCCGCGATCCGTCCCTCGACCCGGAGAAGCTGGCCCGCGCCAAGGTCGCCGCCGCGGCGGCCCACTCGGCGGACACGCTCCTGCACACCCATGTGGCCGACCACCGCGCCCTGTTCGAGCAGATGGAACTCTCCCTCGGTACCTCGTCCGCCGACCAGCGCGCCCTGGACACCTGGGAGCGGATCAGGGCGCGGGCCCTGGACGACACGCCCGACCCTGAACTGGAGGCCTCCTACCTGCAGTTCGGCCGCTATCTGATGATCTCCGGATCCCGTGGCAGCCTCCCGCTGAACCTCCAGGGGCTGTGGCTGGACGGCAACGACCCGGACTGGATGGGCGACTACCACACCGACATCAACATCCAGATGAACTACTGGATGGCCGACCGGGCGGGCCTGTCCCAGAGCTTCGACGCGCTCACCGACTACTGCCTCGCGCAGTTCCCCTCCTGGAAGAAACTCACCCACGACCTCTTCAACGACCCCCGCAACCGCTACCGCAACTCCACCGGGAAGGTCGCCGGCTGGGCCGTGGCCTTCTCCACCAACATCCATGGCGGAAGCGGCTGGTGGTGGCATCCGGCGGGCAACGCCTGGCTGTGCGCGAGCCTGTGGGAGCACTACGAGTTCACCCGGTCGCGCTCCCATCTGGCCAGGATCTACCCGCTCCTGAAGAGCGCGTGCGAGTTCTGGGAGGCGCGGCTGATCACCACGACACTCCCCGGCACCTCGCGGGAGGTGCTCATCGACGACCGCGACTGGTCGCCCGAGCACGGCCCGCAGGACGCCATGGGCATCACCTACGCGCAGGAACTGGTGTGGGCGCTCTTCGACAACTACCGCACGGCGGCAAGGGAGTTGAAGAAGGACTCCGCCTACGCGAAGACCATCGGCGGCCTCCAGGAGCGGCTGTATCTGCCGAAGGTCAGTCCCACGACGGGCTGGCTGGAGGAGTGGATGTCACCCGACAACCTCGGCGAGACCACCCACCGGCATCTCTCCCCGCTCATCGGACTCTTCCCCGGCGACCGCATCCGGCCCGACGACTCCACCCCGCCCGAGATCGTCAAGGGCGCGACGGCCCTGCTCACCGCGCGCGGCATGGAGAGCTTCGGCTGGGCCAACGCCTGGCGCAGCCTGTGCTGGGCCCGGCTCAAGAACGCGGAGAACGCCTACCAGCTGATCGTCAACAACCTCCGCCCGTCCATCGACGGCGGCAACGGCTCCGCACCGAACCTCTTCGACATCTACGAGGTCGAGAAGGGCCGCGGCATCTTCCAGATCGACGCCAACTTCGGTACGCCCGCGGCGATGATCGAGATGCTGGTGTACTCCCGCCCGGGCCACCTGGAACTGCTCCCGGCCCTGCCCGACGCATGGGCGAAGTCCGGTTCCGTCACGGGGGTCGGCGCCCGCGGAGGCTTCGTCGTCGACCTGCGCTGGCGCGAGGGCAAACCGACCGAGGCGCGGATCCGCAGCGTCGGCGGCCGGACGACCACGGTCGCGTACGGGGACTCGTCCCGCACGGTGACCCTGAAGCCCGGCGCCTCCGTCACCCTGCGGGACTTCGCCCGATGACGGCCCGCGCCGCCCGAACGGGCCGAGGGGGCAGAGCGGGCCGCCTCGTGGCTCCGGTGGCCCTGCTGGTGATCGCCGCCGCCGTGCAGACCACTCCCGCGACCGCCGCCCCGGCTGCCGCCGGCCGGCACGACGTGGTCACCTGGGGCGCGAGCGCGGACCGGGTGGGGGATGCCGTCGCCGACCGCAGCTACCGCCTGATCGTGCGCACCAGCGTGGCGGGGGACAACCTGCGCGTCCGGCTCTCCAACGCCCTCGGGGACCGGCCGCTGACCTTCGACAGCGCCTACGCCGGCCTCAGGAAGTCCGGTGCGGAACTGGTCCCGGGCACCAACAAGCGGCTGACCTTCGGCGGCACTCGCTCCGTCACGATCCCGGCGGGTGCCACGGCGTACAGCGATCCGCTGCCCGGCAGGCTGCCCGCCGCGGCCGACCTGGTCGTCAGCGTGCACACGCGGACGGCGGGCGGTCCGGCGACCGGCCACGGCATGGCGATGCAGACGTCGTACGCGGCGACCGGCGACCACACGGGGGAGGACGGGGCGGCCAACTGGACCGAGCGCACCGGCTCCTGGTTCTACCTCGACGCGGTCACCGTACGCACGAACTCCGCCGTCGGTGCGGTGGTCGCGCTCGGGGACTCCATCACGGACGGCTGGCAGTCCAGCGGCGACCTGAACCGCCGCTGGCCCGACTATCTCGCCCGCCGACTGGGCGCGACGAACAGTCCGGTCAAGGGAGTCGCCAACGAGGGGATCTCCGGGAACAAGGTCCTCGCGGACGGCGCCGGACAGAGCGCCCTCAACCGGCTCGACCGTGACGTCCTGTCCCACCCGGGCGTCCGGACGGTCTTCCTCTTCGAGGGCGTCAACGACATCAAGGCGCACACGGGCGTCACGGGCGCCGACATGATCGCGGGCTACCGGGAGATCAT is a genomic window of Streptomyces sp. NBC_00414 containing:
- a CDS encoding glycosyl hydrolase family 95 catalytic domain-containing protein, translating into MDKSRPAEPSRRRLLSLAAATGVAAALGGLPAFTASAAPQRPADSSLPKGSSRDRLWWQAPADEHSMIEQGLPIGNGRLGALASNDPGRELLLITDATMWTGGLNDTLDSDGQFPYSRDDFGSFTLLGRLTVDIPDHDLSAVSGYRRTLDLAQGVVGTSYVRSGVTYERRVFASRPDDAIVLHFTQRGGGRYTGSVTLDGTHGETVRGTSFGAAFPNGLRYGAAVKAYGTGGSVRVKGALVEFTGCKDLTVVVSGGTNYAPDASAHFRDPSLDPEKLARAKVAAAAAHSADTLLHTHVADHRALFEQMELSLGTSSADQRALDTWERIRARALDDTPDPELEASYLQFGRYLMISGSRGSLPLNLQGLWLDGNDPDWMGDYHTDINIQMNYWMADRAGLSQSFDALTDYCLAQFPSWKKLTHDLFNDPRNRYRNSTGKVAGWAVAFSTNIHGGSGWWWHPAGNAWLCASLWEHYEFTRSRSHLARIYPLLKSACEFWEARLITTTLPGTSREVLIDDRDWSPEHGPQDAMGITYAQELVWALFDNYRTAARELKKDSAYAKTIGGLQERLYLPKVSPTTGWLEEWMSPDNLGETTHRHLSPLIGLFPGDRIRPDDSTPPEIVKGATALLTARGMESFGWANAWRSLCWARLKNAENAYQLIVNNLRPSIDGGNGSAPNLFDIYEVEKGRGIFQIDANFGTPAAMIEMLVYSRPGHLELLPALPDAWAKSGSVTGVGARGGFVVDLRWREGKPTEARIRSVGGRTTTVAYGDSSRTVTLKPGASVTLRDFAR
- a CDS encoding SGNH/GDSL hydrolase family protein, with amino-acid sequence MTARAARTGRGGRAGRLVAPVALLVIAAAVQTTPATAAPAAAGRHDVVTWGASADRVGDAVADRSYRLIVRTSVAGDNLRVRLSNALGDRPLTFDSAYAGLRKSGAELVPGTNKRLTFGGTRSVTIPAGATAYSDPLPGRLPAAADLVVSVHTRTAGGPATGHGMAMQTSYAATGDHTGEDGAANWTERTGSWFYLDAVTVRTNSAVGAVVALGDSITDGWQSSGDLNRRWPDYLARRLGATNSPVKGVANEGISGNKVLADGAGQSALNRLDRDVLSHPGVRTVFLFEGVNDIKAHTGVTGADMIAGYREIIARAHEAGKCVVGATVAPFKGWSEWDAAAESVRQEVNGFIRSSGEFDAVTDFDRILRSPYDHERIMPVFDGGDRLHPNDKGMQAMADSVDLDSLRCDRSSATDVP